In Candidatus Defluviibacterium haderslevense, the following are encoded in one genomic region:
- a CDS encoding phosphoribosylglycinamide formyltransferase: MKKKKIAIFASGNGTNAAQLIKYFKNNEHIQVALIITNSSKANVISLAEENDIPFSVVNKSLLANNSYMTSLMNLYDIDFIVLAGFLLLMPPFLVKLYDYKMINIHPALLPKFGGKGMYGLQVHQAVLSAGESESGITIHYVNEMFDKGKIIFQAKCNVEKKDTAEKLAKKVQDLEHQYLPEWTEKLIMQMRYM, translated from the coding sequence ATGAAGAAAAAGAAAATTGCCATTTTTGCCTCAGGTAATGGCACCAATGCAGCTCAATTAATTAAATATTTTAAAAATAATGAGCATATTCAAGTCGCACTTATAATTACTAATTCGTCTAAGGCGAATGTAATTAGTTTGGCAGAAGAGAATGACATTCCATTTTCTGTAGTGAATAAGTCCCTCCTTGCGAATAATAGCTACATGACTTCTTTGATGAATTTATACGATATTGATTTTATCGTTTTAGCTGGATTTCTACTATTAATGCCGCCTTTTTTGGTGAAGCTTTATGATTATAAAATGATCAATATTCATCCTGCTCTACTTCCTAAGTTTGGTGGAAAAGGCATGTATGGTCTTCAAGTCCACCAGGCCGTTTTATCTGCTGGGGAAAGCGAATCGGGTATTACAATTCATTATGTAAATGAAATGTTTGATAAAGGTAAGATCATTTTTCAAGCTAAATGCAATGTTGAAAAAAAGGACACTGCCGAAAAATTAGCTAAAAAAGTCCAGGATTTGGAACATCAATATTTGCCTGAATGGACTGAAAAACTAATTATGCAAATGCGTTATATGTAG
- a CDS encoding DMT family protein, whose amino-acid sequence MKPIYTIGLLVVSNLFMTLAWYGHLKIKSLGWFSSLGLFSIIILSWGLAFFEYLAQVPANKYGYIENGGTFNLFQLKIIQEVITLITFTAFTLIFFKTEQFKLNHVLSFICLVFAVYFAFKK is encoded by the coding sequence ATGAAACCTATATATACAATTGGCTTACTTGTAGTATCCAATCTCTTTATGACTTTAGCTTGGTATGGTCATTTGAAAATAAAATCATTGGGCTGGTTTTCTTCTTTAGGACTTTTTTCCATCATTATTTTATCTTGGGGTCTAGCCTTTTTTGAATATTTAGCTCAAGTTCCAGCCAATAAATATGGTTATATAGAAAATGGTGGAACATTTAACCTATTCCAATTAAAAATCATTCAAGAGGTAATAACATTAATTACTTTTACTGCATTCACCCTTATTTTTTTTAAAACAGAGCAATTTAAACTAAATCATGTCTTAAGTTTTATTTGCTTAGTGTTTGCTGTATATTTTGCATTTAAAAAATAA
- a CDS encoding DUF4835 family protein, which produces MRMNLRVLFIFISSLISYKNQAQELNAIVKVQAPNLTTSDKSVVQKLENGVKEFLNNTKWTNDRFEFNERIKCNFQITIREDKGGNVFSCDFSVQASRPVFQSAYETQLFVLVEKDVPITFDPFKPLENSKENYFDNLSSILTFYAYFILALDYDSFALEGGDPYINILRNMIDKMPQNVKSYDKSWTLQSKKKNNRYSLMDNLTNPTLKPFRRAYYEYHRLCLDKFSKDVLVQRPKMIELLETIVEVERQLPNSYLVQLFINAKSGEIRDIFVPSPSNEKSRVYIAMTNLDPANSSSYNVLK; this is translated from the coding sequence ATGAGAATGAACCTAAGAGTACTCTTTATTTTTATTTCTAGTTTGATTAGTTACAAAAATCAAGCACAAGAATTAAATGCCATAGTAAAAGTACAAGCACCCAATCTTACTACAAGTGACAAATCTGTGGTTCAAAAATTAGAAAATGGGGTTAAAGAGTTCCTCAATAACACAAAATGGACCAACGATCGCTTTGAATTTAACGAAAGGATCAAATGTAATTTTCAAATAACAATTAGGGAAGACAAAGGAGGGAATGTTTTTTCATGTGATTTTTCTGTACAAGCTTCCAGGCCTGTATTTCAATCAGCTTATGAAACCCAATTATTTGTTCTTGTTGAAAAAGATGTGCCAATCACTTTTGATCCCTTTAAACCTTTAGAGAATAGTAAAGAAAATTATTTTGATAATTTGTCTAGCATATTAACTTTTTACGCTTATTTTATCTTGGCTTTGGATTATGATAGTTTTGCCTTAGAGGGAGGTGACCCATATATTAACATTCTTAGAAATATGATTGACAAAATGCCCCAAAATGTGAAATCTTATGATAAAAGTTGGACCCTCCAATCTAAGAAAAAAAATAATCGCTATTCTTTAATGGATAATCTAACAAACCCGACCTTAAAACCATTTAGAAGAGCATATTATGAGTATCATCGATTGTGTTTGGACAAATTTTCAAAAGATGTACTCGTTCAACGTCCAAAAATGATTGAGTTATTGGAAACGATTGTTGAAGTGGAGCGCCAACTGCCAAATTCTTATTTAGTTCAATTATTTATTAATGCTAAATCAGGTGAAATTAGAGATATATTTGTGCCAAGCCCATCCAATGAAAAATCGCGGGTATATATCGCAATGACTAATTTGGATCCGGCAAATTCAAGTTCATATAATGTTTTAAAATAA
- a CDS encoding dynamin family protein has protein sequence MLNSLLVNDFQVPKARLDEIIKSLHELTIEIKHEGLDQIVSDLRLRVQEPFMFVVVGEVKVGKSSFINALLNSKTDICKVAPSPMTDTIQQIIYGPEHTEVALSPVLKRITYNEEILKEIAIVDTPGTNTIIGHHQEITEKFIPVSDLIVFVFEAKNPYRQSAWDLFKFINEEWRKKIIFVLQQKDLLNENDLTINVKGLRDFAKSQGLDDALIFCVSAKLEQEGLHNESGFAPLREYIRNHITGGKAALLKLLNNIDTCHQIIEKLSKGILIRKDQYEYDVEFRKDIQKTLDEHERISKNNINVLIENTIGAYDKATGLKRLELDKGLAFLSVLKRGISGLFNKSLSLQKWLQEFNQHFEISLNQALESKLQHTVKDISDSIQQMGQIVSLKIRNSKTILKNDLEIFTDIADRRADVMRDLQETFQSFLNNSENYYSKGLIKESSSLGPNVTTGTGIAIVGTMITALTHGAIFDITGGVLTTIGFLFAGVTLGFNKRKIMNQFDQEIDSARIKLEHEIRSKLEAYVMNIKQKIDLNFSAFDQLLIKEQEEILRIESTKDQILLNLELLKNNLNNHTHQ, from the coding sequence ATGCTCAATTCTTTACTTGTCAATGATTTTCAAGTTCCTAAGGCCCGATTGGATGAAATAATAAAGAGTTTACATGAATTAACTATTGAAATCAAACATGAAGGATTAGATCAAATCGTAAGTGATTTGAGATTAAGAGTTCAAGAACCATTTATGTTTGTGGTAGTGGGTGAGGTTAAGGTTGGTAAAAGTAGTTTTATTAATGCACTATTAAATTCCAAGACAGATATTTGTAAAGTGGCACCTTCGCCCATGACAGATACCATCCAGCAAATAATTTACGGACCTGAGCATACCGAAGTTGCGCTTAGTCCAGTTTTAAAGCGGATTACATACAATGAAGAAATCCTGAAGGAGATTGCAATTGTGGATACTCCAGGGACCAACACCATAATTGGCCATCACCAAGAAATTACTGAAAAATTCATTCCTGTTTCAGACTTAATTGTTTTTGTATTTGAAGCCAAAAATCCCTACCGACAATCAGCCTGGGATTTATTTAAGTTTATTAATGAAGAATGGCGAAAAAAAATAATTTTTGTTTTGCAACAAAAAGATTTATTGAATGAAAATGATTTGACGATTAACGTAAAAGGATTAAGAGATTTTGCAAAATCCCAAGGTTTAGATGATGCTTTAATATTTTGTGTTTCTGCAAAGCTCGAGCAAGAAGGATTACATAATGAAAGTGGTTTTGCGCCATTAAGAGAATATATTAGAAATCATATTACCGGTGGTAAAGCAGCATTACTGAAATTATTAAATAATATTGATACTTGTCATCAAATAATTGAGAAATTATCCAAAGGAATTTTAATTAGAAAAGATCAATATGAATACGATGTTGAGTTTCGAAAAGATATTCAAAAAACATTAGATGAACATGAGCGTATTTCAAAGAATAATATAAATGTACTTATTGAAAATACAATTGGAGCATATGATAAAGCAACTGGGTTAAAACGTTTAGAATTAGACAAAGGACTTGCATTTTTATCCGTTTTGAAAAGAGGAATAAGCGGATTATTTAATAAATCTCTTTCTTTACAAAAATGGCTTCAAGAATTTAATCAACACTTTGAAATTTCCTTAAATCAAGCTCTTGAATCTAAGTTACAGCATACGGTAAAGGATATTTCAGATTCAATACAGCAAATGGGACAAATCGTTTCATTAAAGATTAGGAATAGTAAAACCATACTTAAAAATGATCTTGAAATTTTTACCGATATAGCCGATCGTAGAGCTGATGTTATGAGAGATCTTCAAGAAACTTTTCAGTCCTTCTTGAATAATTCTGAAAATTATTATAGCAAAGGCTTAATCAAAGAAAGTTCGAGCTTGGGTCCCAATGTTACAACTGGTACAGGTATTGCCATCGTTGGTACCATGATTACAGCGTTGACGCATGGTGCAATATTTGATATTACTGGTGGTGTTTTAACCACTATTGGTTTTTTATTTGCTGGGGTAACCCTCGGATTTAATAAAAGAAAAATCATGAATCAATTCGATCAGGAAATTGATTCAGCTAGAATTAAATTGGAACATGAAATTCGTTCTAAGTTAGAAGCATATGTAATGAATATTAAGCAAAAAATAGACCTAAATTTTAGTGCTTTTGATCAACTTTTAATAAAAGAACAAGAAGAAATATTGCGCATAGAAAGTACTAAAGATCAAATATTACTAAACTTAGAATTGTTAAAGAATAATCTGAATAATCACACTCATCAATAA
- a CDS encoding gliding motility-associated C-terminal domain-containing protein, with the protein MAPEICDNALDDDGDGLIDLIDPDCKCKGIKDTLLIPSSLIPNPSFEEYVCCPTGLAQLNCSKNWIQASVATSDYYNTCGYKDDPQRGKPPQPLPAGNGYVGFLDIRDYPGFGIYKEYIGACFNSPLLPGVDYTLTFWVGFGTRGNTWGPRRTLNMAIFGTSNCASLPFGGMNGRQCPTQYPGWFEMTRISVSGTNKWIKTVVKLRPNVKVEAIALGPACAVTDGNYYYWLDELILEESSKFDALTIDINGNPCKDTVQLVTPASAVKRITYQWYKDGVAIIGATSLNYQIPKGQEGEYMVRAFDGKDCELSNRYNYRVDTTMMHIDSIICEGSSVAIGNQQFNTSGVYLIPFKNEEGCDSLVELNLQVVTPKFGFLDTSICEGQTLDLLGQSLTQSGMYRVNLVSTEGCDSIYEINLSVIKNVIQQLDTSICEGQQLIIGSQVFDQPGRFSIYNKSSKGCDSILNIHLIVNQAVQQDMNIGICQSDSLWIQGNAYFKDGNYQITLAKSDGCDSIIYLSLYHYPDYFTYIDTALCIGSTYNIGNESFNTSGSYVVNLSTINGCDSVYFLNLKFYNASTTIIDTSICEGEMFQVEKQTFSQTGKYQVLLTNHHRCDSLVLLNLSVLPKTTNQLIQQICEGDAYFFNGNSYTRSGTYFANLLNKNGCDSLIQLDLTVNKTSNTTLDTVLCPGGILMVNGNQFNQAGNYQLQLKNKYNCDSTVQIKLDFYKSLQVQDSIQGILCEGDSTGKINLVINGGTAPYRYHWNTGSINSELNQLKSGQYSVTITDAHSCVITKQFSLASPECFCFNILTEDGICSRGTTNMVQINKLSGGKDPLNFFLNGVSTPLELSKSTALSSGKYLLEIFDANLCKYSKEFNLNNVNDGEIIYPSDTIYATVGDSILLHFDQLSIDTSSQFQWTPVSDNSCNVCPSTKIVAQAGTNEYVAQLVTKEGCIYQYAVVVIAKQHFNVPNVFSPNGDQINDYFNLISDSSVRVIDVLQIYDRWGGRIFESTHGEPNSQNGAWNGYSKNQPVNPGVYVYLIKFKDLSGKAFVLSGDVTVMR; encoded by the coding sequence ATGGCTCCGGAAATCTGTGATAACGCTTTGGATGATGATGGCGATGGATTGATAGATTTAATTGATCCCGATTGTAAATGTAAGGGAATTAAAGATACTTTACTGATCCCTTCATCATTAATCCCAAATCCTTCCTTTGAAGAATATGTTTGTTGCCCGACTGGTTTGGCACAATTGAATTGTTCCAAGAATTGGATTCAAGCTTCTGTTGCTACCTCCGATTATTATAATACCTGTGGCTATAAAGATGATCCGCAAAGAGGTAAGCCCCCACAACCATTACCAGCTGGAAATGGATATGTTGGGTTTTTGGATATTAGAGATTATCCCGGTTTTGGGATCTATAAAGAATACATTGGAGCTTGTTTTAATTCGCCCTTGTTACCGGGTGTTGATTATACGCTGACTTTTTGGGTGGGATTTGGAACTAGAGGAAATACTTGGGGGCCCCGAAGAACATTGAATATGGCAATTTTTGGAACTTCAAATTGCGCAAGTCTACCTTTCGGAGGTATGAATGGACGCCAGTGTCCTACCCAATACCCTGGTTGGTTTGAAATGACAAGAATAAGTGTTTCCGGCACGAATAAATGGATTAAAACGGTTGTTAAATTAAGACCCAATGTAAAAGTTGAGGCCATTGCACTAGGACCAGCTTGTGCCGTTACGGATGGAAATTATTACTATTGGCTAGATGAATTGATCCTTGAAGAGTCTTCAAAATTTGATGCTCTAACTATAGATATAAATGGAAATCCTTGCAAAGATACGGTTCAATTGGTCACACCTGCATCTGCGGTGAAACGAATTACGTATCAATGGTATAAAGATGGAGTTGCCATTATTGGAGCAACCAGTCTAAATTATCAAATTCCAAAAGGGCAGGAGGGTGAATATATGGTTAGAGCTTTTGATGGAAAAGATTGTGAACTCAGTAATCGATATAATTATCGGGTTGATACTACCATGATGCATATAGATAGTATCATTTGTGAAGGGAGTTCTGTTGCCATTGGTAATCAGCAATTCAATACATCAGGTGTTTATTTGATCCCTTTCAAAAATGAAGAAGGATGTGATTCATTAGTTGAATTGAATTTGCAGGTTGTGACTCCTAAATTTGGATTTCTTGATACTTCAATTTGTGAAGGTCAAACATTGGATCTATTGGGTCAAAGTTTAACTCAATCCGGTATGTATCGGGTGAATCTTGTTTCTACAGAAGGTTGTGACAGTATTTACGAAATCAATTTATCGGTAATTAAAAATGTAATTCAACAACTCGATACAAGCATTTGTGAAGGACAACAATTAATCATCGGTTCACAAGTATTTGACCAACCGGGTCGCTTTTCGATTTACAATAAATCATCCAAAGGCTGCGATAGTATATTGAATATTCATTTAATCGTAAATCAAGCGGTTCAACAGGACATGAATATCGGTATTTGTCAAAGTGATTCGCTCTGGATTCAAGGAAATGCATATTTTAAAGATGGAAATTATCAAATCACTCTTGCTAAATCTGATGGTTGTGATAGTATCATTTACTTGTCATTGTACCACTATCCTGATTATTTTACCTACATAGATACTGCACTCTGTATTGGAAGTACCTATAACATCGGAAATGAATCTTTTAATACAAGTGGCAGTTATGTAGTTAATTTATCAACAATAAATGGCTGTGATAGTGTTTATTTTTTAAATCTTAAATTTTATAATGCATCAACTACAATAATTGACACTTCGATTTGTGAAGGTGAAATGTTTCAAGTAGAAAAACAAACCTTTTCTCAAACGGGAAAGTATCAGGTTTTACTAACCAATCATCATCGGTGTGATAGTTTGGTCTTACTGAATCTTAGTGTTTTACCTAAAACAACAAATCAGTTAATTCAACAAATATGTGAAGGTGATGCCTATTTTTTTAATGGAAATAGTTACACCAGGTCTGGAACTTATTTCGCGAATTTATTGAATAAGAATGGATGCGATAGTCTGATACAATTGGATTTAACGGTTAATAAAACATCGAATACAACATTGGATACGGTCTTGTGTCCTGGAGGAATTTTAATGGTAAATGGTAATCAGTTCAATCAAGCAGGAAATTATCAGTTACAATTAAAAAATAAGTATAATTGTGATTCAACAGTTCAAATCAAGTTAGATTTTTATAAATCATTACAAGTTCAGGATAGCATACAAGGAATTTTATGTGAAGGAGATAGCACAGGCAAAATCAATCTAGTTATTAATGGGGGTACTGCGCCATATCGCTATCATTGGAATACTGGATCTATAAATTCTGAATTGAATCAATTGAAAAGCGGGCAATATTCTGTTACCATAACAGATGCACATTCATGTGTTATAACTAAACAGTTTAGTCTTGCTTCACCTGAATGTTTTTGCTTTAATATTTTAACAGAGGATGGCATTTGTTCGCGTGGAACAACGAATATGGTCCAAATAAATAAGCTTAGTGGAGGAAAAGATCCTTTAAATTTCTTTTTAAATGGTGTATCAACTCCTTTGGAATTAAGTAAATCCACTGCACTGTCTTCAGGAAAATATTTGTTGGAAATATTCGATGCCAATCTCTGTAAATATTCAAAAGAATTTAATCTAAATAATGTAAATGATGGAGAAATAATTTATCCATCTGATACCATTTACGCTACTGTTGGAGATTCCATTTTATTGCATTTTGATCAGTTGTCAATAGATACTTCTTCTCAATTTCAATGGACTCCAGTATCGGATAATTCATGTAATGTATGTCCTAGTACTAAAATTGTAGCCCAGGCTGGAACAAATGAATATGTGGCACAACTCGTGACAAAAGAAGGGTGTATTTATCAATATGCTGTCGTTGTCATTGCCAAACAACATTTCAATGTGCCCAATGTTTTTTCACCAAATGGAGATCAAATCAATGATTATTTTAATTTAATCAGCGATTCCAGTGTTCGGGTTATTGATGTACTGCAAATTTATGATCGTTGGGGCGGCAGGATTTTTGAGAGTACTCATGGAGAGCCTAATTCTCAGAATGGTGCCTGGAATGGGTATTCCAAAAACCAGCCGGTTAATCCTGGCGTTTATGTTTATCTCATTAAATTTAAAGACTTATCCGGAAAGGCTTTTGTTTTATCAGGTGACGTTACTGTGATGAGATAA
- the priA gene encoding primosomal protein N', protein MELPISQFAEVIIPLFTEGTFSYSIPEHFKDKIKPGMRVEVEFGKSKHYSAIVKKLSDTTTWEKTKPILDILDQDIIISPQQFAFWDWISSYYLCSLGDVMAAALPSSLKLASETKILGISELNYSEHELSDEEYLILEALEIRHELTIQDIRNILQKKTILKIVKKMLDRGLLVLHEQLQVQAEIPMIKWIKLHDNLNTDPNKLNEVLLQVQKNVQQSRALLTYIKERKNRTWIKQKELQQISGCASQVFTSLVVKNIFEEKVLEKYQYPELESIEDTLLLSDIQKETISEIKNQWNDKNIVLLKGITGSGKTQIYLQLIKETIASGKQVLYLVPEIALTTQLVMRLRQFLGDQLVEYHSGLSPKNRLAIWDATQKGHPIIIGARSAIFLPFKQLGLIVIDEEHDSSFKQNDPNPRYNARDAALILAQDHNAKIILGSATPSVESYYNALQGRYGLVQINQRYGDSQLPLIKLISLKEASQFGRMKENFSEEMIVEMKSQLEHGKQIIIFRNRRGYSPLIKCTNCQWEAMCDQCDIHLTLHKYQNRLKCHVCGIKKPIPTKCPQCDQFTIQSVGFGTEKIEEEIKELFPDHIVKRFDADTARSKNLQREIIEAFQDKEIHILIGTQMITKGFDFDHVGLVGILQADQMLFYPNFRAQERTFQLLTQVSGRSGRRDEIGKVLIQGYSLHHEVIKDVVNHDYERFYSREIEERRHFFYPPIVRFIRIEIRHAKIIIVEQAAEKLCNKLRITLGKRILGPAEPIVSRIKGAYARELYVKLERKQKMIENAKFLIKKYSQELKNETGWSALRIIIDVDPY, encoded by the coding sequence TTGGAATTGCCTATTTCACAATTTGCAGAAGTCATTATTCCTTTATTTACTGAAGGCACTTTCAGCTATTCGATTCCTGAGCATTTCAAGGATAAAATCAAACCTGGAATGCGCGTGGAAGTTGAATTTGGTAAAAGCAAACATTACAGTGCCATTGTAAAAAAATTATCTGATACAACAACCTGGGAAAAAACAAAGCCCATCTTAGATATACTCGATCAAGACATCATTATTTCACCACAACAATTTGCATTCTGGGACTGGATCAGTTCCTACTATTTGTGTAGTTTAGGAGATGTCATGGCAGCTGCTCTCCCTTCAAGTCTGAAACTAGCCAGTGAAACAAAAATCCTAGGCATTTCAGAATTAAATTATTCAGAACACGAATTATCAGATGAAGAATATTTAATTTTAGAAGCACTTGAGATCAGACATGAATTAACTATACAAGATATTCGGAACATACTGCAAAAAAAAACAATCCTAAAAATTGTCAAAAAAATGTTAGACAGAGGTCTTCTTGTCTTACATGAACAGTTGCAAGTACAAGCTGAAATTCCAATGATCAAATGGATTAAACTTCATGATAACTTAAATACTGACCCGAATAAATTAAATGAAGTTTTATTACAAGTTCAAAAAAACGTCCAGCAATCAAGAGCGTTGTTGACTTATATAAAAGAAAGAAAAAACCGAACCTGGATCAAGCAAAAAGAACTCCAGCAAATTAGTGGTTGTGCATCTCAGGTATTCACATCTTTAGTTGTTAAAAACATTTTCGAAGAAAAAGTCTTGGAAAAATATCAATATCCGGAATTAGAATCTATTGAAGACACACTTTTATTATCGGATATTCAAAAAGAAACCATCAGTGAAATAAAAAATCAATGGAATGATAAGAATATCGTATTGTTGAAAGGCATTACTGGCAGTGGCAAAACACAAATCTATTTACAACTTATAAAAGAAACCATAGCTTCAGGAAAACAAGTACTTTATTTGGTACCTGAAATTGCTTTAACTACACAATTGGTAATGCGGCTTAGACAATTTTTAGGAGATCAGTTAGTAGAATATCATTCCGGACTCAGTCCAAAAAATCGACTGGCCATTTGGGATGCAACTCAAAAAGGTCATCCGATTATTATAGGAGCCAGAAGTGCTATCTTCTTACCATTTAAACAACTTGGACTTATAGTTATTGATGAAGAGCATGATTCTTCATTCAAGCAGAATGATCCGAACCCGCGATACAATGCCAGAGACGCTGCGTTGATATTGGCTCAAGATCACAATGCTAAAATCATTCTAGGATCAGCAACACCTTCAGTAGAATCATATTATAACGCACTGCAAGGCAGATATGGATTAGTACAAATAAATCAACGATATGGAGATAGTCAACTTCCCCTAATCAAATTGATTTCACTTAAAGAAGCTAGCCAATTTGGAAGAATGAAAGAAAATTTCTCAGAAGAAATGATTGTAGAAATGAAATCTCAATTAGAACATGGCAAACAAATCATTATTTTTAGAAACAGAAGAGGTTATAGTCCATTAATCAAATGCACCAATTGTCAATGGGAGGCCATGTGTGATCAGTGTGATATTCATCTTACCTTACATAAATACCAAAACAGATTAAAATGTCACGTTTGTGGAATAAAAAAACCAATTCCAACTAAATGTCCACAATGCGATCAATTCACCATACAATCCGTGGGTTTTGGAACAGAAAAAATTGAAGAAGAAATTAAAGAACTTTTTCCAGACCATATTGTAAAAAGATTTGATGCAGACACTGCCAGATCAAAAAACCTTCAAAGAGAAATTATTGAAGCGTTCCAAGATAAAGAAATACATATTCTGATAGGAACTCAAATGATAACAAAAGGTTTTGATTTTGATCATGTTGGGTTAGTGGGTATACTTCAAGCTGATCAAATGTTATTCTATCCAAATTTTAGGGCTCAGGAAAGAACTTTTCAACTACTAACTCAGGTTAGTGGAAGATCAGGAAGAAGAGATGAAATCGGAAAAGTATTAATTCAAGGATATTCATTGCATCATGAGGTCATCAAAGACGTAGTGAATCATGATTACGAACGCTTTTATTCAAGAGAAATCGAAGAGCGCAGGCATTTCTTCTACCCTCCTATTGTCCGATTCATAAGAATAGAAATTAGACATGCTAAAATAATCATTGTAGAACAGGCTGCAGAGAAATTATGCAACAAATTGAGAATTACTCTTGGCAAAAGAATCCTTGGTCCTGCAGAACCCATTGTATCTCGAATAAAAGGTGCTTATGCCAGAGAACTTTATGTAAAATTGGAACGAAAACAAAAAATGATTGAAAATGCTAAATTTCTTATCAAAAAATACAGTCAAGAATTGAAAAATGAAACCGGGTGGAGTGCACTGAGGATCATTATAGATGTTGATCCTTATTGA
- the lpdA gene encoding dihydrolipoyl dehydrogenase gives MKFDILVIGSGPGGYVAAIRAAQLGKQVGIIERESLGGICLNWGCIPTKALLKSAQVFEYINHAGDYGITVGDAKADFGQIIKRSRGVADGMSKGIQFLMKKNKIQVIMGSAKLTKNKSVDVTDAEGKVTNYTADHIILATGGRAKQLPNLPIDGVQVIEYRKAMSMDHLPKRMVVVGAGAIGVEFAYFYKSLGTEVTLIEFMEQGLVPREDADISKELTKIFKKKGIAVYGNTAVEKIEKTKTGIQVFAKDRKDGKEVLVECDVVLSAAGVAPNLENLGLEELGIQLEKGLVKVDPYYKTNVAGIYAIGDIVPGPALAHVASAEGITCVEAICNHNPEPIDYDNIPGCTYCSPEIASVGYTEAAALAAGYELKIGKFPFSASGKASAAGAKDGFVKVIFDKKYGAFLGAHMIGMNVTEMIAEVVVARKLETTGHEIIKSIHPHPTMSEAIMEAAAAAYGEVIHL, from the coding sequence ATGAAATTTGATATCTTGGTAATCGGCTCAGGTCCTGGAGGTTATGTTGCGGCCATTCGAGCAGCTCAATTAGGTAAACAAGTTGGAATCATCGAACGGGAATCCTTAGGTGGCATCTGTTTAAATTGGGGTTGTATTCCTACCAAGGCACTATTAAAATCAGCTCAGGTTTTTGAATATATCAATCATGCTGGGGATTATGGTATCACAGTTGGTGATGCTAAAGCTGATTTTGGCCAGATCATAAAACGCAGTAGAGGTGTTGCCGATGGCATGAGCAAAGGCATACAATTCTTAATGAAAAAGAATAAGATTCAGGTCATCATGGGATCAGCAAAATTAACAAAAAACAAATCTGTTGATGTGACAGATGCAGAAGGAAAAGTCACCAACTATACAGCTGATCATATCATCCTAGCCACTGGTGGAAGAGCTAAACAATTACCTAATTTACCAATAGATGGGGTCCAGGTTATAGAATATCGTAAAGCTATGAGTATGGATCATTTACCTAAGCGCATGGTTGTAGTTGGTGCGGGCGCTATTGGTGTTGAATTTGCCTATTTTTATAAAAGCCTGGGCACAGAAGTAACATTAATAGAATTCATGGAACAAGGGTTGGTACCTAGAGAAGATGCTGATATCAGTAAAGAATTAACAAAAATATTTAAAAAGAAAGGCATAGCCGTATATGGCAATACAGCCGTAGAAAAAATAGAAAAAACTAAAACAGGAATTCAGGTATTTGCAAAAGATCGAAAAGACGGTAAGGAAGTTCTGGTTGAATGTGATGTGGTCTTATCCGCTGCAGGCGTTGCACCAAATCTTGAAAATTTAGGTCTTGAAGAATTGGGTATACAATTAGAAAAAGGGCTCGTTAAAGTAGATCCCTATTATAAAACCAACGTTGCCGGTATTTATGCAATTGGTGATATTGTTCCCGGGCCTGCTCTAGCGCATGTCGCCAGTGCTGAAGGAATAACTTGTGTTGAAGCAATATGCAATCACAACCCTGAACCTATTGATTATGACAACATCCCGGGTTGTACCTATTGCTCTCCTGAAATAGCTTCTGTAGGTTATACAGAAGCCGCTGCATTAGCCGCAGGATATGAATTAAAAATAGGAAAATTTCCATTTTCTGCATCAGGAAAAGCCAGCGCCGCAGGAGCAAAAGATGGTTTTGTAAAAGTAATCTTTGACAAAAAATATGGTGCATTTCTTGGTGCGCATATGATAGGCATGAATGTTACTGAAATGATTGCAGAAGTAGTGGTGGCTCGAAAATTAGAAACCACAGGGCATGAGATCATTAAATCCATTCATCCCCACCCTACTATGTCAGAAGCTATTATGGAAGCAGCTGCAGCAGCATATGGAGAAGTCATACATTTATAA